The following coding sequences are from one Parabacteroides pacaensis window:
- the menD gene encoding 2-succinyl-5-enolpyruvyl-6-hydroxy-3-cyclohexene-1-carboxylic-acid synthase has product MYTNKKNVLQLVSLLKSYGIEHVVVSPGSRNAPIVHTLAEHPGFQCFTVVDERSAAFFAIGMIQKLQRPVAICCTSGTALLNYGSGVAEAFYQHYPLLVISADRPQAWIGQMGGQTLPQPGVFNTLVNKSVQLPEINTPEEEWYCNRLINEALISLTGQKKGPVHINIPISEPLFQFTTPEIPEVRKINYFPKECTYTYTGLESDWNKYSKRLIIVGQASLPSHARALLQKLAQQQNCIILTEHTGNLPYEEIIHNFDTLLYTLSPEEKKEMAPELLITTGGHIVSKRIKQFLRDNPPVSHWHIDENGGIPDTFCALTHVLEESIRGGFGRFLEKEFMAKYKKYKMRSTPPPAQATITPMPFHSLWKEKSDNLQKQIEKEIQKTPFSDITVMNQILINLPKDSVLHLANSSPVRNAQLFTINKKGIDVHCNRGVSGIDGSLSTAVGYAGVHEGPVFLVIGDLSYLYDSNILFNKPLPANLRILLINNNGGEIFRLLPGLNQSEQLKSFISQSNPDRLLPAGKRWKVSFSANITEKDVYKRIKEFVTSASHLKNTPDSRTEPEQYSQILHIDTSEVDNAKIFKEFYHKLKNTRK; this is encoded by the coding sequence ATGTACACGAATAAAAAAAACGTTCTCCAATTAGTCTCCTTACTGAAAAGTTATGGTATCGAACATGTAGTAGTATCACCAGGATCGCGCAATGCCCCTATTGTCCACACACTGGCAGAGCACCCTGGTTTCCAATGTTTTACAGTGGTAGACGAACGGAGCGCCGCCTTCTTCGCTATCGGGATGATACAAAAATTACAACGGCCCGTCGCCATCTGTTGCACCTCCGGTACGGCACTCCTCAATTACGGCTCCGGAGTAGCCGAAGCCTTTTATCAACATTACCCCCTGCTAGTAATATCTGCCGACCGTCCGCAGGCATGGATCGGGCAAATGGGCGGGCAAACACTTCCCCAGCCAGGAGTATTTAACACCTTGGTAAATAAATCCGTCCAACTACCCGAAATAAATACCCCGGAAGAAGAATGGTACTGCAACCGGTTAATCAACGAAGCCCTGATCAGTTTAACCGGACAGAAAAAAGGTCCAGTACACATCAATATCCCCATTTCCGAACCCCTTTTCCAATTCACCACCCCCGAAATTCCGGAAGTACGCAAAATCAATTACTTCCCGAAAGAGTGTACCTATACTTATACGGGATTGGAAAGCGATTGGAACAAATATTCCAAACGCCTGATCATCGTAGGACAAGCTTCCCTTCCCAGTCACGCCAGAGCCCTTTTACAAAAATTAGCCCAACAACAAAACTGTATAATTCTTACCGAACACACCGGAAACCTCCCTTACGAAGAAATAATACATAACTTCGATACACTTTTATACACCCTCTCCCCCGAAGAAAAAAAAGAAATGGCACCGGAATTGTTAATTACTACCGGAGGACACATTGTATCAAAGCGCATCAAACAATTTTTACGCGACAATCCCCCCGTATCCCACTGGCATATAGACGAAAACGGAGGCATACCGGATACCTTTTGCGCCCTCACCCATGTACTCGAAGAAAGCATACGGGGAGGATTCGGCAGATTCCTGGAAAAAGAATTCATGGCTAAATACAAAAAATACAAGATGCGTTCTACGCCCCCTCCGGCCCAGGCTACGATAACACCTATGCCCTTTCATTCTTTATGGAAAGAAAAATCGGACAACTTGCAAAAGCAAATAGAAAAGGAAATACAAAAGACCCCTTTCTCCGATATAACCGTCATGAACCAAATCCTTATAAACCTGCCGAAAGACAGCGTCTTGCACCTGGCCAACAGCTCGCCGGTAAGGAACGCACAACTTTTCACCATAAATAAAAAAGGAATAGACGTACACTGTAACCGGGGAGTAAGCGGGATAGACGGTTCCCTCTCTACCGCCGTGGGCTATGCCGGCGTGCACGAAGGACCTGTATTCCTGGTAATCGGTGATTTGAGTTACTTATACGACTCCAATATTTTGTTTAATAAACCCTTGCCCGCGAACCTCCGGATACTGCTTATTAATAATAACGGAGGAGAAATTTTCCGCCTTTTGCCCGGCCTGAACCAATCCGAGCAACTAAAAAGTTTTATCTCGCAAAGCAACCCCGACAGGCTTCTTCCCGCAGGGAAAAGGTGGAAAGTATCCTTTTCCGCCAATATCACGGAAAAAGACGTATATAAACGGATCAAGGAGTTTGTTACCTCCGCATCCCATTTAAAAAACACTCCGGATTCCAGGACGGAACCTGAACAATATAGCCAAATTCTTCACATCGATACCTCGGAAGTAGACAATGCGAAGATATTCAAGGAATTTTACCATAAACTTAAAAATACAAGAAAATGA
- a CDS encoding isochorismate synthase, whose amino-acid sequence MERRCIYFDRQTRIYHSRNKQYFEKEMTETCLDTCTGIDLLTRKNIHFVLFRLPFTDEPLCLIQAIGSPLCLKSFDELGNQKGFVFAPFQITEHSPLVLMQPEIKAKGEKELSHLWELPEINRITESAASYKEKEESGEGSTFARYAKAFSAFTTPLKKKDFSKLVLSRTLTHNREKDFSPAGAFFKACKQYENAFVYLFHSPLTGTWLGSTPEVLLANANNKWHTMALAGTRKENAFSPDALLQVTRLWDEKNRKEQQLVAEYIRMRLLACGISWEESPTHTVQAGKVFHLSTDFYFTLKNNLQQERTPHYPENQLGKLIALLHPTPAVCGLPKNEAFRFILAHEGYKRKYYTGFAGWLDPQGKTDLYVNLRCMQISKEKLILYAGGGLLPSSEVTAEWKETEDKLQTMLEIVNNPVK is encoded by the coding sequence ATGGAACGTAGATGTATTTACTTCGACAGGCAAACTCGTATCTACCATTCGCGTAATAAACAGTATTTTGAAAAAGAGATGACGGAAACTTGTTTGGATACGTGTACCGGCATTGATTTACTTACCCGGAAAAACATTCACTTTGTGCTTTTCCGGCTGCCATTTACCGATGAACCTCTGTGCCTGATACAAGCCATAGGTTCACCGCTTTGTTTAAAAAGCTTCGATGAACTGGGAAATCAAAAAGGATTTGTCTTCGCGCCCTTCCAAATTACGGAACATTCCCCGTTGGTGCTTATGCAACCGGAGATAAAAGCAAAAGGAGAAAAAGAACTTTCGCATCTTTGGGAATTACCGGAAATAAACCGGATAACAGAATCAGCTGCATCTTACAAAGAAAAGGAAGAATCTGGTGAAGGAAGCACTTTTGCCCGGTATGCCAAAGCATTTTCCGCATTTACAACACCATTAAAAAAGAAAGACTTCAGCAAATTAGTTTTATCACGGACATTAACACACAACCGGGAAAAAGACTTTTCCCCTGCCGGAGCTTTTTTTAAAGCCTGTAAACAATACGAGAATGCTTTCGTATACCTTTTTCATTCTCCCCTCACCGGTACATGGCTGGGAAGCACCCCCGAAGTACTGCTTGCCAATGCAAACAACAAATGGCATACCATGGCACTAGCGGGAACACGGAAAGAAAACGCCTTCTCTCCCGACGCACTACTTCAGGTTACCCGGCTATGGGACGAGAAAAACCGGAAAGAACAACAATTAGTAGCCGAATATATCCGCATGCGGCTACTGGCATGCGGAATCTCGTGGGAAGAAAGTCCTACCCATACGGTACAAGCAGGAAAAGTATTTCATTTATCCACCGACTTTTATTTTACCCTAAAAAATAACTTACAACAAGAAAGAACACCCCATTATCCGGAAAACCAGTTAGGAAAACTGATTGCCCTTTTACATCCCACCCCCGCAGTATGCGGTTTACCTAAAAACGAAGCTTTTCGTTTTATCCTTGCCCATGAAGGATACAAACGAAAATATTATACAGGGTTTGCTGGATGGCTGGACCCACAGGGAAAAACAGATTTATATGTAAACCTCCGTTGCATGCAGATAAGTAAAGAAAAGCTGATTTTATACGCCGGAGGAGGCTTGCTTCCCTCATCCGAAGTAACAGCCGAATGGAAAGAAACAGAAGATAAGTTACAAACGATGTTGGAAATAGTAAACAACCCCGTTAAATAA
- a CDS encoding Cof-type HAD-IIB family hydrolase, with translation MKYKLLVLDVDGTLTNDQKEITPRTRNALLKVQQMGVQIVLASGRPTQGIIPLAEALELHHYGGYIMAFNGGRIENFKTGELLFRKKLDLQLLPYLYREGKRNGFSIISYDAHSILTEDPNDTYALMEASINKMPIRQVDNLLDAVNYEPYKFMYAGEPEQILETEQRFQKHLAGVMEVYRSEPFYLELVPQHVDKGNALNILLEMIDVKAEETIVIGDGFADLTMMEVAGKGIAMSNAQESLKLCADDVTASNNEDGVALAVEKYILSPIRTSKIPLEQLNARTRHALMGNLGIQYTYVSEDRVEATMPVDERTRQPFGILHGGATLALGETVAGLGSMVLCAADEIVVGMQVSGNHVSSAHEGDTVRAVGTIIHKGHTSHVWNVDVFTSTGKLVSTIRVINSILKKR, from the coding sequence ATGAAGTATAAATTATTAGTACTGGATGTAGACGGTACATTAACAAACGACCAAAAAGAAATTACTCCACGTACCCGGAATGCATTATTGAAAGTTCAGCAAATGGGAGTGCAAATTGTCCTCGCATCAGGAAGGCCCACCCAAGGAATTATTCCTCTAGCAGAAGCCTTGGAACTTCACCACTATGGTGGCTATATAATGGCTTTTAACGGGGGCCGTATTGAGAACTTTAAAACCGGAGAATTGCTTTTTCGTAAAAAGCTGGACCTGCAACTTCTCCCATATTTATATAGAGAAGGAAAACGAAACGGTTTTTCTATTATTTCTTACGATGCCCATTCCATTCTTACTGAAGATCCGAATGACACCTATGCGCTCATGGAAGCCTCCATTAATAAAATGCCTATCCGTCAAGTAGACAATCTGCTCGATGCGGTTAATTATGAACCCTATAAATTTATGTATGCCGGCGAACCCGAACAAATCTTGGAAACTGAGCAACGTTTTCAAAAGCATCTTGCAGGAGTAATGGAAGTGTACCGTTCGGAACCTTTTTACCTGGAGCTTGTTCCCCAGCATGTGGACAAAGGAAATGCCCTTAATATATTATTAGAAATGATAGATGTAAAGGCTGAAGAAACCATCGTAATCGGAGACGGTTTTGCCGACCTCACCATGATGGAAGTCGCAGGCAAAGGTATTGCCATGTCAAATGCACAAGAATCGCTCAAACTATGTGCAGACGACGTTACGGCTTCCAACAATGAAGACGGCGTGGCATTGGCTGTAGAGAAATACATCCTCTCCCCTATCCGTACATCCAAGATTCCGTTGGAACAACTGAATGCCCGTACCCGTCACGCATTAATGGGTAATCTGGGAATACAATACACTTATGTATCCGAAGACCGCGTAGAAGCAACCATGCCCGTAGACGAACGTACACGCCAACCCTTCGGTATCTTGCACGGAGGAGCCACCTTAGCTTTAGGAGAAACAGTTGCCGGCTTGGGTTCGATGGTACTCTGTGCAGCTGATGAAATCGTAGTAGGAATGCAAGTAAGCGGCAACCATGTCTCGTCCGCTCACGAAGGAGACACCGTACGGGCAGTAGGAACCATTATTCATAAAGGGCACACTTCGCATGTATGGAACGTAGATGTATTTACTTCGACAGGCAAACTCGTATCTACCATTCGCGTAATAAACAGTATTTTGAAAAAGAGATGA
- a CDS encoding thioredoxin family protein produces the protein MKVRAYVLLVLVAIFIMSATTKKAGMSEGTTPGYLAPRIEFLGNESDFNFSNHSGRYTLLNFWAAYDAESRARNVQLANEVSKWNPDKIAMLSVSFDRKESIFAETVKADKLDAHNQFWNGEGKLSKVYRKYGLKHGFRNFLIDDKGIIIATNVSAKQLTELLRKN, from the coding sequence ATGAAAGTTAGAGCTTATGTTCTCCTTGTATTAGTTGCCATATTTATTATGTCGGCTACTACAAAAAAAGCAGGAATGTCGGAAGGCACAACTCCCGGTTACCTTGCTCCGAGAATAGAGTTTTTGGGAAATGAAAGTGATTTTAATTTCTCAAATCATTCAGGACGTTACACTCTGCTTAATTTTTGGGCAGCATACGATGCCGAATCGCGTGCACGTAACGTACAATTGGCGAATGAAGTTAGTAAATGGAATCCGGACAAGATTGCCATGCTCTCAGTTTCTTTCGACCGGAAAGAATCTATTTTTGCCGAAACGGTAAAGGCGGATAAACTGGATGCACACAATCAATTTTGGAACGGAGAAGGAAAGTTGTCCAAAGTATACAGGAAGTATGGATTAAAACATGGTTTCAGAAACTTTCTGATTGACGACAAAGGTATAATTATTGCTACCAATGTGTCGGCAAAACAACTTACGGAATTATTGAGAAAAAACTAA
- a CDS encoding ABC transporter ATP-binding protein, translating into MITLENVTCRFGRTKIALDGIDLKITPGHIIGLLGKNGEGKSTLLKIVSGLIFPNTGICCVQNEKSADRSVSFLNKLYFLPEEVRLPDLKVKDYFKMYASFYPTFNKEILENCIRLFDINVLESINKMSMGQKKKVAVTLALAVNTPVLLMDEPTNGMDIPSKSTFRKLVASWMTPERTVIISTHQARDLETLIDAVIILDQHKVAFSCNFEEIGKKLAFCPVGKGEKVLFSDITPAGKIGVIENKYGEESEIDLELLFNAVVNNKEEIKRIFS; encoded by the coding sequence ATGATAACATTAGAAAACGTTACATGCAGATTCGGAAGGACTAAAATAGCCTTGGATGGAATCGATCTGAAAATTACTCCCGGACATATTATCGGTCTGCTGGGTAAAAATGGAGAAGGGAAAAGTACGTTACTAAAAATAGTAAGCGGGTTGATTTTTCCTAATACCGGGATTTGTTGCGTACAAAATGAAAAGTCGGCTGACAGATCAGTTTCTTTCCTTAATAAACTTTACTTTTTGCCGGAAGAAGTCCGCCTTCCGGATTTGAAAGTAAAAGATTATTTTAAAATGTATGCTTCTTTTTATCCTACATTTAACAAAGAAATACTGGAAAACTGTATCCGGTTATTCGATATAAATGTTTTAGAGTCGATCAATAAGATGTCAATGGGACAAAAGAAAAAGGTAGCAGTGACATTAGCTTTAGCGGTTAATACGCCGGTGTTGTTAATGGATGAACCGACGAACGGCATGGATATACCGTCAAAAAGTACTTTTCGTAAGTTAGTTGCTTCCTGGATGACACCGGAACGTACTGTTATTATTTCCACTCACCAAGCACGTGATTTGGAAACTTTAATTGATGCTGTTATTATTCTAGACCAGCATAAAGTAGCTTTTTCTTGTAATTTTGAAGAAATCGGTAAGAAGCTTGCTTTTTGTCCGGTTGGAAAGGGAGAAAAAGTACTTTTCTCTGATATTACACCTGCAGGAAAAATAGGAGTAATTGAAAACAAGTATGGAGAAGAAAGTGAAATAGATTTGGAGTTATTATTTAATGCGGTAGTAAATAATAAGGAGGAGATAAAACGAATTTTTTCTTAA
- a CDS encoding GntR family transcriptional regulator, which produces MNYSANQSIFIQIADRICDRILSGEYLPEARIPSVREMAIDMEVNPNTVMRSYERLQNSRIIYNKRGIGYFTSSDAKDKIIEIRHRDFMKEVLPAVFNEMSLLGISIKEVTDAYTNFLSTKKQNEL; this is translated from the coding sequence ATGAACTATTCAGCAAACCAATCTATATTTATCCAAATAGCCGACCGGATATGCGACCGGATACTAAGTGGCGAATATCTGCCCGAAGCCCGTATCCCTTCGGTACGGGAGATGGCAATAGATATGGAGGTAAATCCAAATACTGTAATGCGTTCCTATGAACGACTGCAAAATAGTCGAATTATTTATAACAAAAGAGGAATTGGTTACTTTACATCTTCCGATGCCAAGGATAAAATTATTGAAATACGCCATCGAGACTTTATGAAAGAAGTACTTCCGGCAGTTTTTAACGAGATGTCTTTATTGGGAATCTCCATCAAAGAAGTAACAGATGCTTATACTAATTTTTTATCTACTAAAAAACAAAATGAGTTATGA